The Sylvia atricapilla isolate bSylAtr1 chromosome 10, bSylAtr1.pri, whole genome shotgun sequence genome contains a region encoding:
- the MSL2 gene encoding E3 ubiquitin-protein ligase MSL2, translated as MNPVNATALYVSASRLVLNYDPADPQSFSEINKLLPYFRQSLSCCVCGNLLQDPIAPTNSNCQHYVCKTCKGKKMMMKPSCSWCKDYEQFEENKQLSILVNCYKKLCEYITQTPLARDIIQAVDCSADLLALLKDGAPLHEEPEKSSDGALALCLTHSPVPSTSELAPDTPGGFTALPESAPSLDLRGSVINGLPPCNGLSVEKLGVSIPSPEHASAIDVCGTADYIKTEDIPGGLQPVCDTVATSDLCPAAIDICGFSEDIKPGGSLLLSVEEVLRSLETVSSGEVCDSNLQPALEANMANGPFLQLSPPPLSHNIFMATDASPHGLSCTAATPKVAKLNRKRSRSESDSEKVQPLPISSIICGPTLGASAPVTVKQENKMSLQPIATVPNGGTTPKISKTVLLSNKSMKKNLEHAPKKSHPKAKPGVLKTKDKAKEKVPSSNVMPGSPTKTVYKKPQEKKGCKCGRATQNPSVLTCRGQRCPCYSNRKACLDCICRGCQNSYMANGEKKLEAFAVPEKALEQTRLTLGINVTSIAVRNASTSTSVINVTGSPVTTFLAASTHDEKSLDEAIDMRYDC; from the coding sequence GAAATTTGCTACAAGACCCTATTGCTCCTACCAACTCCAATTGTCAGCATTATGTCTGCAAAACGTGTAAAGGCAAGAAGATGATGATGAAGCCCTCGTGTAGCTGGTGCAAGGACTACGAGCAGTTTGAGGAGAACAAGCAGCTGAGCATCCTGGTGAACTGCTACAAGAAGCTGTGCGAGTACATCACGCAGACGCCGCTGGCCCGGGACATCATCCAGGCCGTGGATTGCTCTGCAgacctgctggctctgctcaaGGATGGGGCGCCGCTCCACGAGGAGCCAGAGAAATCCTCGGATGGGGCCCTGGCCCTGTGTCTGACGCATTCCCCCGTCCCTTCCACCTCGGAGCTGGCCCCTGACACGCCGGGGGGCTTCACGGCGCTGCCCGAGAGCGCCCCCAGCCTGGACCTGCGGGGCTCCGTCATCAACGGGCTGCCCCCCTGCAACGGGCTGTCGGTGGAGAAGCTGGGCGTGAGCATCCCGTCTCCCGAGCACGCCAGCGCCATCGACGTGTGCGGCACCGCGGACTACATCAAGACGGAGGACATCCCCGGCGGCCTGCAGCCCGTGTGTGACACGGTGGCCACCAGCGACCTGTGCCCCGCGGCCATCGACATCTGCGGCTTCAGCGAGGACATCAAGCCGGGCGGGTCGCTGCTGCTCAGCGTGGAGGAGGTGCTGCGCAGCCTGGAGACCGTGTCCAGCGGCGAGGTGTGCGACTCCAACCTGCAGCCCGCCTTGGAGGCCAACATGGCCAACGgccccttcctgcagctctccccccctcccctcaGCCATAACATTTTCATGGCCACAGATGCTTCTCCTCACGGGCTCTCCTGCACGGCGGCCACGCCCAAGGTGGCGAAGCTGAACAGGAAGCGCTCTCGCTCCGAGAGCGACAGTGAGAAGGTCCAGCCTCTGCCCATCTCCAGCATCATCTGCGGCCCGACACTGGGAGCGTCGGCTCCCGTCACAgtcaaacaggaaaataaaatgtctttgcaGCCTATTGCGACTGTACCTAATGGAGGAACTACTCCCAAAATCAGTAAAACTGTGCTCCTGTCTaacaaaagcatgaaaaagaaCTTAGAACATGCCCCTAAGAAATCCCACCCGAAAGCCAAACCAGGGGtgctgaaaacaaaagacaagGCAAAGGAGAAAGTTCCCAGCAGTAACGTTATGCCAGGAAGCCCGACAAAAACTGTGTATAAAAAGccacaagaaaagaaagggtGTAAATGTGGTCGTGCCACCCAAAATCCAAGTGTTCTTACATGCCGTGGCCAACGCTGCCCTTGCTACTCGAACCGCAAAGCCTGCCTTGACTGCATATGCCGTGGCTGCCAAAACTCCTACATGGCTAACGGGGAGAAGAAGCTGGAGGCCTTTGCAGTGCCAGAAAAGGCCTTGGAGCAGACTCGGCTTACTTTGGGCATTAATGTGACAAGCATTGCCGTGCGCAATGCCAGCACAAGCACCAGTGTAATCAATGTGACAGGGTCACCAGTAACGACGTTTTTAGCTGCCAGTACACACGATGAGAAAAGTTTGGATGAAGCTATAGACATGAGATACGACTGTTaa